DNA sequence from the Schistocerca serialis cubense isolate TAMUIC-IGC-003099 chromosome 9, iqSchSeri2.2, whole genome shotgun sequence genome:
taccagtgttaaagactgcgatggagctccgtatgccacgacaaactggctgacactgacggcggcggtgcacaaatgctgcgcagctagcgccattcgacggccaacaccgcggttcctggtgtgtccgctgtgccgtgcgtgtgatcattgcttgtacagccctctcgcagtgtctggattaagtatggtgggtctgacacaccggtgtcaatgtgttcttttttccatttccaggagtgtatatgtgttgatcctacctggcttactagtgaaaacatccttattcttaagtaaaatatgtttatgctgggatctctcctcttcattaatagcatcacattctgataacttagaattaatttgtgtaagtacatcattcactacctcaccgtGTGATACAGGTTGCTGTGTGGAATCTATGTCAGTCTCAcgtataatctgtatcttgtagccagaacagtgcttgttatggtctactagtcgagtgtccaagttcaaaactatgtctctgccttcatacttaaaataacaaatgcctttggagaagtctatagtacagtccttctcgcaaagaaaatcaatacccaatatacaattggcagcaaggttttggacaactaggaaaggccattgtacgattccatttcccatattaacagtcacaaatacctgcttattaactctacttgacttattacctaatgcagttaatattaaacagttctgaactgggaactctggtatcttagaagttttcttcatcatagtataaaaattgtgagaaatcacactgacagcagctcctgtatcaataattatgttagtaggtatacctcctacaatgcctgaggtggaagacagtacaaatcttttctttacattgtgacattgtgtgttgtcatttatcagatcatcagctaagtttccactttcattatatcttaagaatagtgtaggcaactcttgttgtgtaaatgttaatttttcttgtttcacagtttcactagcaagtgtgtattcaaacatagtttctaaattgaagttgccccccaaatgttcctcagtcacgacctggggctcagtaatgactggttctagtttacctggtttgtctggtcattggtaagtgtagttgtagtttcattagctacctcaataatatttacatttggatattgtctttgccaatcACCTGTCTGGTTTCGTTtggctgaagtcacttgttggtttgtgttgcttgtttgCGCAAAATTCCCTTGGCATCTGAaatgattttgtggtggcggttgcggtgtttgccactgtctcacatCATACTGGTTGTCGTTCTGATTAAAGTGCGGTGtaagtgttccatttcttgtgtaatctgtgttgttgtttctttgccagtgtttgtgttttgctttgtgtccgttgttgtttccattattgcttcttgaattaaaattgttgtttcttcgttttttgtacgggttatctccctgtgtatagttgtagttgttgtttgtgtgcagctgtgagttgtggtgactgttttgcatgtttactgtgtgttgtgaattttgctgtgtgtttggtaatgtagcaatgtagacatgttgattcctactgcgtgagttgtgtgttggttcttgttcttcatatagtaaatgaacagcatctaacttttccaaaaaatattcaggatcgtcgtccggtaagtacagtaatttctctttaatattaaaaggaagtcttgctttcagtgatcggatcacatcttttggtttcactggttcattaaggaagtgtgtcatgtttaggtacttctcgaaatatctgcgcaggttgccgtttttaggattgaagtgttcgggttcagtgacttgtttgcggatgcgttcctgcacagtgggtgaccaaaacttattcaagaaggcgcgttcaaactgctcgtatgttacacatctgtcgctttcatggtaagcccagacagcagcgtccccttgaatgtaatccacaacgtacgcaatgcgtttgtggtcgctccacgaacgtgggaatgcgttcctaaaagcttttaagaagatgacagggtgtacagcgtttttgcctggtataaaaggttggattttacggtgcttgaatagactttcttcttctttgttacgtgttcgtctgtttctttccgtgtaatcattgaattcttccctgtgtgtacatggttcttcatcagaatgataattgtattgtatttcaggtgatgggtatctgttgctatgcgtgtcagtgtattgtgtatttgagtgttgaaattCGTGTGAGTACATGTGTTCATTCCCGAatcgagattttcttctgtgtgtgtaaaaatgtgtagtgggtgtacTATTGGGTTGTACCTGACattgagttgtctttgtttgcatatcgtcatcgattacttgcctattgttgttcatgtattccactacagaatcgtgcacaatatgtggcaacttgttttgtatacattcttcaaaaatttcgtctttgtgtgccgtccattctttaaattgtgaattaatgcgagacaaatggggttcagcctctatctgtattgttgtgtgaatctgtttgtgaatgtcagctacgtttgtttctattgtattcacctttaaattaatttcgtcacatgcgtgcgtgtttgattctagtttgcaattaatagtttcacaggtttttgtcaagtcatggatgtgattggcattgtcgctttgtcgtaattctaaattttcgaatttttccgtaagatcgtcgacctgtttggaaagacgtgtattaatttcatctaccttttgagtcagtatggcgaagtctgattttatgtcatttctgaaggctgcattgtctgtcattaattgtgagaatttttcgtcattatcttgcttaatattggatatgccttccaaaattgaattcagtatagcgccaaaattttgattgcaaaatgagcttgcccccgccgcgtcattagacgtgacgtggtctgtcaggtttggttctgaattgctcctctcggcgtttatttgtgtctgtagcggattattttgatgtgtttgcgtgtctgtattaatttctgtgtctgaaagtgtctgtgtatccatgtttgcattacttgattgttgttccattgtgtactggtgtcaagtttttaccatatcgtgagtaaattgtgtgcaagaaaaaaaatcgtttaaacgcgtagtgtgaaaatgtactgcctatgtgtgtgtttaaatgactgagaatgattgagagatgactttaaagatcgaaagtagcatacgtgttaatggtgactagccatgttgcttgaatcttgtacaatgtcggccatattgtgcaatgtaacttgcgtattgttggatcggaatgtaatcgtctgaataatgagattccgcggaatttggaaaaaattactgaatggaaactgaatattgaatttaatgctgagaaaaataattttgaatgaaaaatgtgcttggaatcaattgtggatgcgcaagtgctgcgtcttaccgtacatgtcgtcttgatgcgaagatggcatttccagtccaaattctctccagattttattcgttttcttcaatattctcgtcaccggtcaggatgtacatgaaaaagaacaattagttgtagtacagatacaataatgagtcctggcacatagtcgccagtgtaacaaataaaaaatataaaataaaataataataaaatataataataatttgtaataataataattgttatttgtttggataagtaattgagggattaaaattttacgccgtgaattaatcgagcttcgcacgtccgaagatgtacggaacgtagccagggctcattatgtatttttttttgtagacagagtctgatatctgacctcaccatcaatcatgaaaatggagtgactaaaactactaaaacaaagaaaagcatacgattaaataaacatatattcatttcaacatatacattacgatataaattacacttacgtaaaattctagataaataaaggcagatcattcacaaatgagagcgaattattaattctgcgcctcttttctgctaataaatatcaatatggctaactgtgtaGCCGCataaaatattaagtccttctaggacaacgaatgacatgagagtgttgatgcctactggctgtgacaagagagcggtgttaattgctttattttgcattctcttgtcttaaaaaatcgatacatataatctaagttaactaaattaaatattgtctgtgctcgagtgcaaatggttccttaaatagtgtcacaggaatatttcaaaacatagtcagtaagaagagtcagtcttcttgtccttaagtcggcattgtgccttttgtatttaattccgatgcaatttctgtctttcatcgtcaataagaagatcacagggatacagtaaacctggagtgaagcatcggaatctataactagtgtcacaggaatggttcaaaacatagacaataagaagagtcagtcttcttgtacttaagtcgacattgtgccttttctacttaattccgatgtaatttctgtgtttcatcgtcaataagaaggtccaagggatacaataaacctgaagtgaagcatcggaatctataactagtgtcacaggaatggttcaaaacatagtcagtaagaagagtcagtcttcttgtacttaagtcggcatagtgtccttcgtatttaattccgatgcaatttctgtgtttcatcgtcaataagaaggtccaagggatacagtaaacgtgaagtgaagcatcgtaatctataactagtgtcacaggaatgtttgaaaacatagacagtaggaagcgtcagtcttcttgtacttaagtcggcattgtgcctcttgtatttaattccgatgcaatttctgtgtttcatagtcaacaagaaggtccaagggataaagtaaacctggagtgaagcatcggaatctataactagtgtcacaggaatggttcaaaacatagactgttagaagagtcagtcttcttgtactttagtcggcattgtgccttttgtatttaattccgatgcaatttctgtgtttcatcgtcaataagaaggtccaagggatactgtaaacctggaatgaagcatcggaatctataacttgtgtcacaggaatggatcaaaacatagacagtaagaagagtcagtcttcttgtacttaattctgcattgtgccttttgtatttaattccgatgcaatttctgtgtttcatcgtcaataagaagatccaagggatacagcaaacctgaagtgaagcatcggaatttataactagtgtcacaggaatggatcaaaacatagtcagtaagaagagtcagtcttcttgtacttaagttggaatttagattttggatttaattccgatgcaatttccgtgtttcatcgtcaataagaaggaccaagggatccagtaaacctggtgtgtagcatcggaatctataactagtgtcacagggatggttcaaaacatagacagtaataagagtcagtcttcttgtacttaagtcgtcattgtgccttttgtatttaattccgatgcaatatcagtgtttcatcgtcagtaggaaggtcagaggggtacagtaatcctaatgtgaagcatcgtaatctataacaagtgtcacaggaatggttcaaagcatagtcagtaagaatagtcagtcttcttgaacttaagtcatcactgtgcattttctatttaattccgatgcaatttctgtgtttcatcgtcaataagaaggtccaagggatacagtaaacctgaagtgaagcatcggaatctataactagtgtcacaggaatggttcaaaacatagtcagtaagaagagtcagtcttcttgttcttaattcctcattgtgcctttcctatttaattccaatgcaatttctgtgtttcatcgtcaataagaaggtcagagggatacagtaaacctgaagtgtagcatcggaatctatagctagtgtcactggaatggttcaaaacatagtcaataagaagagtcagtcttcttgtccttctgtcggcattgtgccttttgtatttaattccgatgcaatttctgtgtttcatagtcaacaagaaggtccaagggataaagtaaacctggagtgaagcatcgaaatctataactagtgtcacaggaatggttcaaaacatagacagtaagaagagtcagtgttcttgtacttaggtcggcattgtgccttttgtatttaattccgatgcaatttctgtgtttcatcgtcaataagaaggtccgagggatacagtaaacctcaagtgaatcatcggaatctataactagtgtcacaggaatggttcaaaacatattcagtaagaagcgtcagttttcctatacttaagtcggaattgtgccttttctatttaattatgatgcaattcctgtgttttatcgtcaataagaaggtccaagggaaacagtaaacctggagacaagcaacggaatctataactagtgtcacaggaatggttcaaaacatagactgttagaagagtcagtcttcttgtactttagtcggcattgtgccttttgtatttaattccgatgcaatttctgtgtttcatcgtcaataagaaggtccaaggactacagtaaacctggaatgaagcatcggaatctataactagtgtcacaggaatggatcaaaacatagacagtaagaagagtcagtcttcttgtacttaattctgcattgtgccttttgtatttaattccaatgcaatttctgtgtttcatcgtcaataagaagatccaagggatacagcaagcctgaagtgaagcatcggaatttataactagtctcacaggaatggatcaaaacatagtcagtaagaagagtcagtcttcttgtacttaagtcggaatttagattttggatataattccgatgcaatttctgtgtttcatcgtcaataagaaggaccaagggatacaataaacctggtgtgtagcatcggaatctataactagtgtcacagggatggttcataacatagacagtaataagagtcagtcttcttgtacttaagtcggcattgtgccttttctttttaattccgatgcaatatctgtgtttcatcgtcagtaagatggtcagaggggtacagtaatcctaaagtgaagcatcggaatctataacaagtgtcacaggaatggttcaaagcatagtcagtaagaatagtcagtcttcttgaacttaagtcatcattgtgcattttctatttaattcggatgcaagttctgtgtttcatcgtcaataagaaggtccaagggatacagtaaacctggagagaagcattggaacctataactagtgtcacaggaatggttcaaatcatagacagtaagaagagtcagacttctttaacttaagtcggcattgcgcttttggtatttaattccgatgcaatttctgtgtttcttcgataataagaaggtccaagggatacagtaaacctggagtgaagcatcggagtctataactagtgtcacaggattggttctataatagacagtaagaagagtcagtcttcttgtacttaattcggcattgtgtattttgtatttaattgcgatgcaatttctttgtttcatcgtcaatacgaaggtcagagggatacagtaaacctgaagtgaagcatcggaatccataactagtgtcacaggaatggttcaaaacatagtcagtaagaagagtcagtcttcttgtacttaagtcggcattgtgccttttgtatttaattccgatgcaatttctgtgtttcatcgtcaatacgaatgtccaagggatacagtaaacctggagtgaagcatcggaatctataactagtgtcacagggacggttcaaagcagagacagtaagatgagtcagtattcttgtacttaagtcggcattgtgctttttgtatttaattccgatgcaatttctgtgtttcatcgtcactaagaaggccagagggatacagtaatcctgaagttaagcatcggagtctataactagagtcacaggaatggttcaaagcatagtcagtaagaagagtcaatcttcttgtagttaattcggcattgtgccttttgtaatgaattccaatgcaatttctgtgtttcctcgtcaataagaaggtccaagggatacagtaaacctgaagtgaagcatcggaatctataactagtgtcacaggaatggttcaaaacatagacagtaggaagagtcaggcttctataacttaagtcggcattgtaccctttctatttgattctgatgcaatttctgtgtttaatcgtcaataagacggtcagagggatacagtaaacctgaaatgaggcaagggaatctataactagtgtcacaggaatggttcaaaacatagacagttggaacagtcagtcttcttgtacttaggtcggcattgtgccttttgtatttaattccgatgcaatctctgtgtttcatcgtcaataagtaggtccaaaagaaacagtaaacctgaagtgaagcatcggaatctataaatagtgtcacaggaatggttcaaaacataggcagtaagaagagtcagtcttctggtccttaagtcggcattgtgccttttgtatttaattccgatgcagtttctgtgtttcatcggcaataaggtcagagggatacagtaaacctgaagtgaagcatcggaatctataactagtgtcacaggaatagttcaaaacatagacagtaggaagagtcagtcttcttgtatttaagtcggcattgtgccttttgtatttaattccgatgcaatttctgtgtttcatcgtcaataagaaagaccaagggatacagtaaacctggagtgaagcttcggaatctataactagtgtcacaaggatggttcaaatcatagacagtaagaagagtcagacttcttgtactttagtcggcattgtgccttttgtatttaattccgatgcaatttctgtgtttcatcgtcaataagaaggtcagagggatacagtaatcctgaagtgaagcatcggaatctataactagtgtcacaggaatggttcaaagcatagtcagtaagaagagtcagtctactagtacttaagtcatcattgtgcattttctgtttaattctgatgcaatttctgtgtttcatcgtcaatacggatgtccaagggatacagtaaacctggggtgaagcatcggaatctataaccagtgtcacaggaaaggttcaaaacatagtcagtaaaaagagtcagtcttcctgtacttaagttggcattgtgcctttcgtatttaaatccgatgcaatttctgtgtttcaccggcaataagaaggtcagagggatacagtaaagctgaagtcaacatcggaatctataactggtgtcacaggaatggttcaaacatagacaataggaagagtcagtcttcttgtacttaagtcggcattgtgccttttgtatttaattccgatgcaatctctgtgtttcatcgtcaataagaaggtccaaaagaaacagtaaacctgaagtgaagcatcggaatctataactagtgtcacaggaatggttcataacatagtcagtaagaagagtcagtcttcttgtacttaagtcggcattgtgccttttctatttatttccgatgcaatttctgtgtttcatcgtcaataagaaggcccaagggatacagtaaacctggagtgaagcatcggaatctataactagtgtcacaggaatggttcaaacatagacaataagaagagtcagtcttcttgtacttaagtcgacattgtgcctttcctatttaattccgatgcaatttctgtgtttcatcgtcaataaaaggtccaagggatacagtaaacctggagtgaagcatcggaatctattactagtgtcaatggaatggttcaaaacatagacggtaagaagagtcagtcttcttgtacttaagtcggcattgtgccttttgtatttaattccgatgcaatttctgtgtatcatcgtcaataagaaggtccaagggatacagtaaaccacaagtgaagcatcggaatctataactagtgtcacaggaatggttcaaagcattgtcagtaagaagagtcagtcttcttgtacttaagtcggcattgtgccttttgtatttaattccgatgcaatttctgtgtttcatcgtcaataagaaggtccaaaagaggcagtaaacctgaagt
Encoded proteins:
- the LOC126419753 gene encoding GATA zinc finger domain-containing protein 14-like, coding for MEQQSSNANMDTQTLSDTEINTDTQTHQNNPLQTQINAERSNSEPNLTDHVTSNDAAGASSFCNQNFGAILNSILEGISNIKQDNDEKFSQLMTDNAAFRNDIKSDFAILTQKVDEINTRLSKQVDDLTEKFENLELRQSDNANHIHDLTKTCETINCKLESNTHACDEINLKVNTIETNVADIHKQIHTTIQIEAEPHLQVIDDDMQTKTTQCQVQPNSTPTTHFYTHRRKSRFGNEHMYSHEFQHSNTQYTDTHSNRYPSPEIQYNYHSDEEPCTHREEFNDYTERNRRTRNKEEESLFKHQQEPTHNSRSRNQHVYIATLPNTQQNSQHTVNMQNSHHNSQLHTNNNYNYTQGDNPYKKRRNNNFNSRSNNGNNNGHKAKHKHWQRNNNTDYTRNGTLTPHFNQNDNQYDVRQWQTPQPPPQNHFRCQGNFAQTSNTNQQVTSAKRNQTGDWQRQYPNIIRETDIDSTQQPVSHGEVVNDVLTQINSKLSECDAINEEERSQHKHILLKNKDVFTSKPDKLTD